A single genomic interval of Lathyrus oleraceus cultivar Zhongwan6 chromosome 7, CAAS_Psat_ZW6_1.0, whole genome shotgun sequence harbors:
- the LOC127104969 gene encoding peptidyl-prolyl cis-trans isomerase CYP21-1: MRREIAFLAQPRFLLLFLVLSVFLIFAFSASKWMGEETEEEPEITHRVYLDIDIDKQRLGRIVIGLYGEVVPKTVENFRALCTGEKGKSAGGVKLHYKGTPFHRIVSGFVIQGGDIVNHDGKASESIYGGTFPDENFRIKHSHAGVVSMANTGPDSNGSQFFFTSVKASWLDGDHVVFGKVVRGMDTVFAIEGGAGTYNGKPRKKVVIADSGEIPKSKWDEET, encoded by the exons ATGCGCAGAGAGATCGCGTTTCTCGCACAGCCCCGATTCCTCCTCCTCTTCCTAGTTCTATCAGTTTTCCTCATTTTCGCATTCTCTGCTTCTAAATGG ATGGGTGAGGAAACAGAAGAGGAGCCAGAAATTACGCATAGAGTATACTTGGATATTGATATTGATAAACAGCGTTTAG GTAGGATCGTGATTGGATTATATGGCGAAGTTGTACCAAAAACTGTGG AAAATTTTAGAGCCTTGTGCACAG GGGAGAAAGGCAAGAGTGCAGGTGGTGTAAAACTTCATTACAAAGGAACACCGTTTCATCGAATAGTATCTGGTTTCGTGATTCAAGGTGGGGATATTGTTAATCATGACGGCAAAGCATCCGAATCTATTTATGGTGGCACTTTTCCTGATGAGAATTTCAGAATCAAACATTCTCATGCTG GTGTTGTCTCTATGGCTAATACTGGACCTGATTCCAACGGTTCACAGTTTTTCTTTACCTCAGTGAAGGCCAGTTG GTTGGATGGAGACCATGTTGTTTTTGGCAAGGTTGTTCGAGGCATGGATACCGTGTTTGCAATTGAAGGTGGAGCTGGAACCTATAATGGAAAACCCAGAAAGAAGGTAGTGATTGCGGATTCCGGAGAGATACCGAAAAGCAAGTGGGATGAGGAAACTTGA